One genomic region from Streptomyces venezuelae encodes:
- a CDS encoding universal stress protein gives MTAQVTVGLDGSEESRAAVGWAAAEAVLREVPLRLVHVEEWPNTPEVPAPHARTLFERAEGLLRDEADRVRSDHPGLEVLTERVRGRATEKLTAAANEADLTVLGSRGLGGVRGFIVGSVSLAVVGSARQPVVLVRPGHDRVTPDDRIVVGVDIHHPCEALLAFSFNEAARRGLPLRFLHSWTLPASYGYAAIVDPGIGEELGARLLGGLDDLLEPWRKRYAGVEVEARSVVGSPAYQLVEAARTAQLVIVGRRSRNIPLGPHVGHVAHAAIHHSPAPVAVVPLM, from the coding sequence ATGACAGCCCAGGTCACCGTCGGTCTGGACGGCTCGGAGGAAAGCCGAGCCGCCGTGGGTTGGGCGGCGGCGGAAGCGGTGTTGCGCGAAGTACCCCTCCGGCTGGTGCACGTGGAGGAGTGGCCGAACACCCCGGAGGTGCCCGCACCGCACGCCCGCACCTTGTTCGAGCGGGCCGAGGGCCTGCTGCGGGACGAGGCGGACCGCGTGCGGAGTGACCATCCCGGCCTCGAGGTGCTGACGGAGCGTGTGCGTGGCCGGGCGACCGAGAAACTGACGGCCGCCGCGAACGAAGCCGATCTGACGGTCCTGGGTTCGCGCGGGCTCGGCGGCGTCCGCGGCTTCATCGTCGGCTCGGTCTCGCTCGCCGTCGTCGGCTCGGCGCGACAGCCGGTCGTCCTCGTGCGTCCGGGGCACGACCGCGTGACTCCCGATGACAGGATCGTGGTGGGTGTCGACATCCACCATCCGTGCGAAGCCCTGCTCGCGTTCTCGTTCAACGAGGCCGCCCGCAGGGGCCTGCCGCTGCGGTTCCTGCACAGTTGGACGCTTCCCGCCTCGTACGGTTACGCAGCCATCGTGGACCCGGGGATAGGCGAGGAGCTGGGCGCGCGCCTCCTCGGAGGGCTGGACGACCTGCTGGAGCCGTGGCGGAAGCGGTACGCGGGCGTGGAGGTGGAGGCCAGGTCAGTGGTGGGATCGCCCGCGTACCAGCTGGTCGAGGCGGCGCGGACCGCGCAACTCGTGATCGTGGGACGCCGAAGTCGGAACATCCCCCTCGGCCCTCATGTGGGCCATGTCGCCCACGCGGCCATCCACCACAGCCCCGCACCGGTCGCCGTCGTCCCCTTGATGTGA
- a CDS encoding universal stress protein yields the protein MTSETPARPELGNVVVGVDGSPSGRTAVLWAAAEADRRGRALHLVHAADTDRRALFANAETLQAVREAGRDLLTESASAVRDLFPDLAVTKELSRQEAVAGLRAAAGHGGTIVVGNRGLGGFSALMLGSVGLGVAARAEVPVIVVRGDGDRPAAGSVTAAVHGASDLGWLLVAAAEADARKAALRLVSVWNVLTHVGSVATMLDDLDGIARQRVQEIKSLADLVREFYPQLIVSHHVETGTSTPGILVEASAHTDLLVVGREHRALGAGPSLGRVAHVLLHHAHCPVEIVPPAFATRVEET from the coding sequence ATGACCAGCGAGACCCCCGCCCGACCGGAGCTCGGCAACGTCGTCGTGGGAGTCGACGGATCCCCCTCCGGGCGCACGGCCGTGCTCTGGGCCGCCGCCGAGGCGGACCGACGGGGGCGGGCGCTGCATCTCGTCCACGCCGCCGACACCGACCGCCGGGCCCTCTTCGCCAATGCCGAGACGCTTCAGGCAGTACGCGAAGCGGGTCGCGACCTGCTGACCGAGTCCGCGAGCGCGGTCCGTGACCTCTTTCCGGACCTCGCGGTCACGAAGGAGCTGAGCCGTCAGGAGGCAGTTGCCGGCCTTCGTGCGGCCGCCGGCCACGGGGGCACCATCGTCGTGGGCAACCGCGGGCTCGGTGGTTTCTCCGCACTCATGCTCGGCTCTGTCGGTCTGGGCGTGGCGGCCCGCGCCGAAGTCCCCGTGATCGTGGTCCGTGGAGACGGTGACCGCCCCGCGGCGGGCTCGGTGACCGCAGCCGTGCACGGTGCCTCGGATCTGGGCTGGCTGCTCGTCGCGGCCGCCGAGGCCGACGCCCGCAAAGCGGCGTTGCGGCTGGTGAGCGTGTGGAACGTGCTCACCCACGTCGGCAGCGTCGCGACCATGCTGGACGATCTCGACGGGATCGCGCGGCAGCGCGTGCAGGAGATCAAGTCGCTCGCCGACCTCGTGCGTGAGTTCTATCCCCAGCTGATCGTCAGCCATCACGTGGAGACGGGCACGAGCACGCCCGGGATCCTGGTGGAGGCGAGCGCCCACACCGATCTGCTGGTGGTGGGCAGAGAACACCGCGCCCTGGGCGCAGGCCCGTCCCTGGGGCGAGTCGCCCACGTCCTGCTCCACCACGCCCACTGCCCGGTGGAGATCGTCCCACCCGCCTTCGCCACCAGGGTCGAGGAGACGTGA
- a CDS encoding universal stress protein, translating into MNEILLGVDPREQSVPALVWAADESVRRGLALRLVVAVPPAHNGLRYDALARQSALTIRAESAVANAEDLVRELHPGLRIATERVNGVPATVLRDMAQHAALVVVGSRRLGRAAETFSESSVVVPLTARADCPVVVVRAPEHTAVHPSTLVVGVDGSESSRAAVAFAVEEASLREARLRAVWVWPRSVLTRDDGEEGLAERRRLLAESVAGWAERYPDVAISEEILRGHPVEQLALTSQESLSLVVGRRGRGGYSGMRLGSTVHGLLHRAPCPVITVPLPQRERRTGDPAWTDRSRAGTADRPVSAAPLGTGRRPSPRGTVRRADAPGPSEGSAER; encoded by the coding sequence GTGAACGAGATACTGCTCGGAGTCGACCCCCGGGAGCAGTCGGTCCCCGCTCTCGTCTGGGCCGCCGACGAGTCCGTACGAAGAGGACTGGCGCTCCGGCTGGTCGTCGCCGTACCGCCCGCCCACAACGGGCTCCGGTACGACGCGCTCGCCCGTCAGAGCGCCCTGACCATCCGCGCGGAGTCGGCTGTCGCCAACGCGGAGGACCTCGTCCGGGAACTGCACCCCGGCCTGCGGATCGCGACGGAACGCGTGAACGGTGTTCCGGCGACCGTGCTGCGCGACATGGCGCAGCACGCCGCACTCGTCGTCGTGGGCTCGCGCCGTCTCGGCAGAGCGGCCGAGACGTTCAGCGAGAGCTCCGTGGTCGTCCCCCTTACGGCACGGGCCGACTGTCCCGTCGTCGTGGTCCGCGCACCCGAGCACACCGCCGTGCACCCATCGACCCTCGTCGTCGGGGTGGACGGAAGCGAGTCCTCACGGGCCGCGGTCGCCTTCGCCGTCGAGGAGGCGAGCCTCCGCGAGGCGCGGCTGCGGGCCGTCTGGGTCTGGCCGCGGTCCGTCCTCACCCGCGACGACGGTGAAGAGGGTCTGGCCGAGCGGCGTCGGCTGCTCGCCGAATCGGTGGCGGGCTGGGCGGAGAGGTATCCGGATGTCGCCATCTCCGAAGAGATCCTGCGGGGACACCCGGTCGAACAACTTGCCCTGACGTCCCAGGAATCCCTGTCTCTGGTGGTCGGTCGCAGAGGCCGTGGCGGCTACTCCGGCATGCGGTTGGGTTCGACGGTTCACGGCCTGCTGCACCGTGCCCCGTGTCCGGTGATCACCGTCCCCCTCCCGCAACGCGAGCGCCGGACCGGCGACCCGGCATGGACCGACCGGTCCCGGGCCGGCACGGCCGACCGGCCCGTGTCCGCTGCCCCGCTCGGCACTGGGAGGCGGCCATCTCCCCGCGGGACGGTGAGGCGAGCGGACGCCCCCGGTCCGTCGGAGGGGTCTGCGGAGAGGTGA
- the ppsA gene encoding phosphoenolpyruvate synthase, translating to MGPIRHVVPFTELGRHDVSRVGGKNASLGEMTNRLGGAGIRVPPGFATTAEAYEELLGSPDLRRRVEAQIDRLHEGAQLDEVGAAIRALLLAEPLPAPLREAVLTAYERLAQETGRQSPEVAVRSSATAEDLPEASFAGQQETYLNVSGADALLEACTRCYASLFTDRAIDYRERMGFDHLAVALSIGVQVMVRSDLAGAGVVFTLDPESGFPDVIVVSAAWGLGETVVSGRVDPDEYTVFKPSMKDPALEPVIDVRIGSKRLKTVYADTGLTRTVDTPDSERNQRVLDDSEIRRLAGWAAAVEEHYGCPMDLEWAKDGLTGELWIVQARPETVQSRRHTSTLSRCRLTVTPGEPLVEGIAVGEAIGQGRVVALDAPVDLDLFPQGGVLVTGVTDPDWEPVMKRAAAIVTDHGGRTSHAAIVSRELGVPAVVGTGNGTRTLLHGRSVTVSCAEGTSGRVYDGLLPYEEILTDLADLPPTRTRVMLNLADPSAAFRWWRLPADGVGLARLEFIVAHQVKVHPMALLHPERLDAHDRHVIERVTEGYLDRGEYFVDRLAHGIARIAASRWPAPVVVRTSDFKTNEYAKLLGGRPFEPDEANPMIGWRGASRYYSDGYREGFALECRALRRVRDEMGLTNVIVMIPFCRTLGEADHVLAVMADEGLVRGEKGLQVYVMAEIPANIILAGEFAERFDGFSIGSNDLTQLTLGVDRDSEALAQVFDERDPAVVRSIQTLAARAHAAGRPAGLCGQRPSDDPAFTAILVDAGLDSISVAPDSFAAVKRHVARAETTLENRAGRREE from the coding sequence ATGGGACCGATCCGACACGTCGTACCCTTCACGGAACTGGGGCGGCACGACGTCAGCCGAGTGGGCGGCAAGAACGCTTCGTTGGGCGAGATGACCAACCGGCTCGGGGGTGCGGGCATCCGCGTCCCTCCCGGGTTCGCCACCACCGCCGAAGCGTACGAGGAGCTGCTCGGCTCCCCGGACCTCCGCCGTCGCGTGGAGGCACAGATCGACAGGCTGCATGAGGGAGCCCAGCTCGACGAGGTGGGGGCGGCCATCCGTGCCCTCCTCCTCGCGGAGCCGCTGCCCGCCCCCCTACGGGAGGCCGTGCTGACCGCGTACGAGCGGCTGGCCCAGGAAACCGGCCGACAGTCGCCCGAGGTGGCCGTGCGCAGCAGCGCGACCGCGGAAGACCTGCCCGAAGCGAGTTTCGCCGGGCAGCAGGAGACGTACCTGAATGTCAGCGGCGCCGACGCGCTCCTCGAGGCGTGCACACGCTGCTACGCCTCGCTGTTCACCGACCGCGCGATCGACTACCGCGAACGGATGGGCTTCGACCACCTCGCCGTCGCCCTCTCCATCGGCGTGCAGGTCATGGTCCGCTCCGATCTCGCAGGCGCCGGAGTCGTGTTCACCCTCGACCCCGAGAGCGGCTTCCCCGACGTGATCGTGGTGAGCGCCGCCTGGGGGCTGGGGGAGACCGTCGTCAGCGGCCGGGTCGACCCCGACGAGTACACAGTGTTCAAGCCGAGCATGAAGGACCCGGCGCTCGAACCCGTGATCGACGTGCGGATCGGCAGCAAGCGGCTGAAGACCGTGTACGCGGACACAGGGCTGACCCGCACGGTGGACACCCCCGACAGCGAGCGGAACCAGCGGGTCCTCGATGACTCGGAGATCCGCAGGCTCGCCGGATGGGCGGCGGCCGTCGAGGAGCACTACGGCTGCCCGATGGATCTCGAGTGGGCCAAGGACGGCCTCACGGGCGAACTCTGGATCGTTCAGGCACGCCCCGAGACCGTGCAGTCACGCAGGCACACCTCGACACTGAGCCGCTGCCGGCTGACGGTCACCCCTGGCGAGCCGCTCGTGGAAGGCATCGCCGTGGGCGAGGCGATCGGCCAGGGCCGGGTGGTCGCGCTCGACGCCCCCGTCGACCTCGACCTCTTCCCGCAGGGCGGCGTCCTCGTCACCGGCGTCACCGACCCTGACTGGGAACCGGTCATGAAGCGTGCCGCCGCCATCGTCACCGACCACGGCGGCCGCACCTCGCACGCCGCCATCGTCAGTCGTGAGCTCGGCGTTCCCGCCGTCGTCGGTACCGGCAACGGGACTCGGACCCTGCTGCACGGCCGCTCGGTGACCGTCTCCTGCGCCGAGGGAACGAGCGGACGCGTCTACGACGGGCTGCTCCCCTACGAGGAGATCCTGACCGATCTCGCGGACCTCCCGCCCACGCGGACCCGGGTGATGCTGAACCTGGCCGACCCCTCAGCCGCGTTCCGCTGGTGGAGACTGCCCGCCGACGGCGTGGGACTCGCCCGCCTGGAGTTCATCGTCGCCCACCAGGTGAAGGTCCATCCCATGGCCCTGCTGCACCCGGAGCGGCTCGATGCTCATGACCGGCACGTCATCGAGCGGGTCACCGAGGGATACCTCGACCGAGGCGAGTACTTCGTCGACCGGCTTGCCCACGGCATCGCCCGGATCGCCGCCTCCCGATGGCCGGCACCCGTCGTCGTACGCACCAGCGACTTCAAGACCAACGAATACGCCAAGCTCCTCGGCGGCCGGCCCTTCGAACCGGACGAGGCCAATCCCATGATCGGCTGGCGTGGTGCGAGCCGGTACTACAGCGACGGCTACCGCGAGGGCTTCGCCCTCGAATGCCGCGCGCTGCGCCGCGTGCGCGACGAGATGGGGCTGACCAACGTGATCGTCATGATCCCCTTCTGCCGTACCCTCGGCGAGGCCGATCACGTGCTTGCGGTGATGGCGGACGAGGGACTGGTCCGGGGCGAGAAGGGGCTTCAGGTCTATGTGATGGCGGAGATTCCGGCCAACATCATCCTGGCCGGCGAGTTCGCGGAACGTTTCGACGGATTCTCGATCGGGAGCAACGACCTCACCCAGCTCACCCTGGGTGTCGACCGCGACTCCGAGGCTCTCGCTCAGGTCTTCGACGAGCGGGACCCCGCCGTCGTCCGCAGCATCCAGACTCTCGCCGCCCGCGCCCACGCGGCCGGCCGGCCGGCCGGACTGTGCGGGCAGCGGCCCAGCGACGATCCGGCGTTCACCGCGATCCTGGTCGACGCCGGCCTCGACTCCATCTCCGTGGCGCCGGACAGCTTCGCAGCCGTCAAACGGCACGTGGCCCGCGCGGAGACGACGCTCGAGAACCGCGCCGGACGAAGGGAGGAGTGA
- a CDS encoding CBS domain-containing protein, translated as MTTAREIMHPGASCVQENESLMDAARRMSELDVGALPICGPDNRLHGIITDRDIVVKCLAKGKDPQQMTAGYLAQGKPVTVDVGADSEEVLRTMQDHRIRRVPVIDDHRLVGMISEADLARHLPEERVGHFVEKICR; from the coding sequence GTGACGACCGCAAGGGAGATCATGCATCCCGGTGCAAGCTGCGTGCAGGAGAACGAGAGCCTGATGGATGCCGCGCGCCGCATGAGCGAACTGGATGTCGGCGCGCTGCCCATCTGCGGGCCGGACAACCGGCTGCACGGCATCATCACCGACCGGGACATCGTGGTGAAGTGCCTTGCCAAGGGCAAGGACCCCCAGCAGATGACGGCCGGGTACCTCGCCCAGGGCAAGCCGGTCACGGTGGACGTGGGCGCCGACAGCGAAGAGGTGCTCCGCACGATGCAGGACCACCGCATCCGCCGCGTGCCCGTGATAGACGACCACCGCCTGGTCGGCATGATCAGTGAGGCGGACCTCGCCCGGCACCTGCCGGAGGAACGGGTGGGCCATTTCGTCGAAAAGATCTGCCGCTGA
- a CDS encoding Hsp20/alpha crystallin family protein yields the protein MAGGKVERRHSLFPDLNDWFNREFPGLPGWRPATAAHSIPVEVTSGDGVYVLRAELPGMGPEDDIGITVDDNLITVSAEHSESTEDKEHSEFRYGSFRRTVRLPATIPADDVEASYTDGILTVRVPMPDEKTTSVRTIPVKRTDKPAEGAA from the coding sequence ATGGCCGGAGGCAAGGTGGAACGCAGGCACAGCCTCTTCCCCGATCTCAACGACTGGTTCAACAGGGAGTTCCCAGGGCTGCCCGGGTGGCGACCCGCGACGGCTGCTCACTCCATTCCCGTGGAGGTGACCAGCGGTGACGGCGTGTACGTGCTGCGGGCCGAGCTGCCGGGGATGGGACCGGAAGACGACATCGGCATCACCGTCGACGACAACCTCATCACGGTGAGTGCGGAGCACAGCGAGAGCACGGAGGACAAGGAGCATTCGGAGTTCCGCTACGGATCGTTCCGTAGGACCGTGCGCCTCCCGGCCACGATCCCGGCCGACGACGTCGAGGCGTCGTACACGGACGGCATCCTCACCGTTCGCGTCCCGATGCCCGACGAGAAGACCACCTCTGTCCGGACCATTCCGGTGAAGCGGACCGACAAGCCGGCCGAGGGAGCGGCGTGA
- a CDS encoding flavodoxin domain-containing protein: MNAKRVLVAYGSKAGATAGIAEEIGKTLRDDGFDAVVLPADTVTDVSGYDGVVLGGALYAGHWTFKARRCARRNAEQLRHRPLWLFSSGPVDRSAEEHDIPPVRGVARRMKKLGAREHMTFGGAVTAETSDPVARHMVERGKGGDFRNPERIRAWAHHIGTELDATP, translated from the coding sequence ATGAACGCCAAGCGTGTCCTGGTCGCCTACGGCAGCAAGGCCGGCGCGACCGCCGGCATCGCCGAAGAGATCGGCAAGACGCTCCGGGACGACGGCTTCGACGCTGTCGTCCTGCCGGCCGACACCGTCACCGACGTGAGCGGTTACGACGGAGTCGTCCTCGGCGGAGCCCTCTACGCCGGGCACTGGACCTTCAAGGCGCGGCGGTGTGCCCGGCGCAACGCCGAACAGCTCAGGCACCGGCCTCTCTGGCTGTTCAGCAGCGGTCCGGTCGACAGATCCGCGGAAGAGCACGACATCCCGCCCGTACGAGGAGTCGCCCGGCGGATGAAGAAGCTCGGCGCCCGCGAGCACATGACCTTCGGCGGCGCCGTGACCGCCGAGACGTCCGACCCGGTCGCCCGGCACATGGTGGAACGGGGCAAGGGCGGCGACTTCCGAAATCCGGAACGGATCCGGGCATGGGCCCACCACATCGGCACGGAACTCGACGCCACCCCTTGA
- a CDS encoding cation-translocating P-type ATPase, with amino-acid sequence MTERAGSRATRHRTAPSTEALPFDPSEPLPRLRRELATGPDGLSGREAARRLAIHGPNEVRRKARSPFPRELVGQLIHPLALLLWAAALLAFVADLAVLGWAILAVIAVNAAFALLQERQAERAVETLARYLPEHAHAVRDGQPQVVEARDLVPGDLILLEEGDKVPADAHVTEGGVEVDLSMLTGESVPAERIASAGVLGAPLLEEPNLVFSGTTCVEGQARAVVFATGHHTELGRIAALSQRTRRETSPLERQVKRVAWLIAGFATGMGVVFLVLGVAVGLPVTDSLTFAIGLLVANVPEGLLPTITLALAVGVRALARRGALVKRLSAVETLGSTSVICTDKTGTLTRNTMRLRALWTVDHGSEPGPWAAELARAGALCTTVTREADGELHGDPTEAALVAGAADHGAPVDLARRDAGRRALFRFDPRLRLMSVVQGGEARGDEMRGGEPRGPARIVVKGAPEAVLDRLRPGTGADSARAAADELARDGMRVLAVAVRDLPSGAEPPSRRQDAESGLTLLGLVGLYDAPRLEVAEAVRRCHEAGIRVHVVTGDNGATAAAVAREVGIGVPRLYVVAASESLADDELDRLLGEGDAEIVFARSSPETKLRVADTLREHGRIVAMTGDGVNDAPALHRAHIGVAMGRSGTDVAREAATMVLTDDDFATIVTAVEAGRRVYDNVRKFIVYIFAHATPEIVPFLVFALSAGTVPLPLTVLQILAIDLGTETLPALALGRERSEPGIMQRPPRPRHQSVISRDMLIRSWGYLGLTSAALVMAGFFYVLWRAGWQPGDPTGTGSPLHHAYVTATTATFAGIVTCQVGTAFAARTDHAALRDIGVFSNRLLLAGIAFELAFTAALVYVPPLQDLFGTAALPLDVVLLIATFPLLVWGTDELRRARRRRQRPAAVPGS; translated from the coding sequence ATGACTGAGCGTGCCGGCAGCCGTGCGACCCGGCACCGGACCGCTCCCTCCACGGAGGCCTTGCCCTTCGACCCGAGTGAACCGCTGCCCCGGCTGCGTCGTGAACTCGCCACGGGACCGGATGGTCTCTCGGGCCGCGAGGCCGCCCGACGCCTCGCCATCCATGGACCGAACGAGGTGCGGCGCAAGGCGCGCTCCCCCTTCCCACGCGAGCTGGTCGGGCAGCTGATCCACCCCCTGGCCCTGCTGCTGTGGGCTGCCGCCCTTCTTGCCTTCGTCGCGGACCTGGCGGTTCTCGGTTGGGCGATCCTCGCGGTCATCGCCGTCAACGCGGCTTTCGCCCTGCTCCAGGAGCGGCAGGCCGAGCGGGCGGTGGAGACGCTCGCCCGCTATCTCCCCGAGCACGCCCACGCGGTACGTGACGGGCAGCCCCAGGTCGTGGAGGCCCGCGACCTCGTACCGGGCGACCTGATCCTCCTGGAGGAGGGCGACAAGGTCCCCGCCGACGCGCACGTGACCGAGGGCGGGGTCGAGGTCGATCTGTCGATGCTCACGGGAGAGTCCGTGCCGGCTGAACGGATCGCCTCAGCCGGTGTTCTCGGTGCCCCGCTGCTCGAGGAGCCGAACCTCGTCTTCAGCGGGACGACCTGTGTCGAGGGGCAGGCCCGGGCCGTCGTGTTCGCCACAGGCCACCACACCGAACTCGGTCGGATCGCCGCACTCAGCCAGCGGACGCGGCGTGAGACGAGCCCTCTGGAACGGCAGGTCAAGCGGGTCGCGTGGCTCATCGCGGGCTTCGCAACCGGCATGGGCGTCGTGTTTCTCGTCCTCGGGGTGGCGGTCGGACTTCCGGTCACCGACTCCCTGACGTTCGCCATCGGGCTCCTCGTCGCCAACGTCCCCGAGGGACTCCTTCCGACCATCACGCTGGCCCTGGCCGTCGGCGTCCGCGCACTGGCCCGCCGCGGTGCCCTGGTCAAACGGCTCAGCGCTGTGGAGACCCTCGGTTCCACGAGCGTCATCTGCACGGACAAGACCGGCACACTCACCCGCAACACCATGCGCCTCAGGGCGCTGTGGACGGTCGACCACGGGTCGGAGCCGGGCCCCTGGGCAGCGGAGTTGGCGAGGGCGGGTGCCCTGTGCACCACCGTCACGCGAGAAGCCGACGGCGAACTGCACGGTGACCCCACCGAGGCCGCCCTCGTCGCCGGGGCTGCCGACCACGGGGCTCCGGTGGACCTGGCTCGGCGCGACGCGGGACGGCGGGCGCTGTTCCGCTTCGATCCGCGGCTGCGGCTCATGTCGGTCGTGCAGGGCGGGGAGGCGCGGGGCGACGAGATGCGGGGCGGGGAGCCGCGGGGCCCCGCGCGGATCGTGGTCAAGGGAGCGCCCGAGGCGGTGCTGGACCGCCTCCGGCCCGGAACGGGGGCGGACTCGGCCCGGGCGGCGGCTGACGAGCTGGCCCGGGACGGCATGCGGGTTCTGGCCGTCGCCGTGCGCGACCTGCCGAGCGGCGCGGAGCCGCCGTCACGCCGCCAGGACGCGGAGTCGGGGTTGACCCTGCTCGGGCTCGTCGGGCTGTACGACGCGCCGCGCCTTGAGGTGGCGGAGGCCGTACGCCGCTGCCACGAGGCCGGGATCCGGGTACACGTCGTCACGGGCGACAACGGCGCCACCGCCGCGGCCGTCGCCAGGGAAGTCGGCATCGGAGTACCCCGGCTGTACGTGGTCGCGGCGTCCGAGTCGCTGGCCGACGACGAACTGGACCGGCTCCTCGGGGAAGGCGACGCCGAGATCGTCTTCGCCCGCTCCTCGCCCGAGACGAAGCTCAGGGTGGCCGACACCCTGCGGGAACACGGCCGGATCGTCGCCATGACCGGCGACGGTGTCAACGACGCCCCTGCACTGCACCGCGCGCACATCGGGGTGGCCATGGGGCGCTCGGGCACCGACGTGGCCCGCGAGGCCGCCACCATGGTGCTCACCGACGACGACTTCGCCACCATCGTGACCGCGGTCGAGGCCGGGCGCCGCGTCTACGACAACGTACGCAAGTTCATCGTCTACATCTTCGCCCACGCCACTCCGGAGATCGTGCCCTTCCTCGTCTTCGCGCTCTCCGCCGGCACCGTACCGCTCCCCCTCACCGTGCTGCAGATCCTCGCCATCGACCTCGGCACCGAGACACTGCCCGCCCTCGCCCTCGGCCGGGAACGCTCCGAGCCCGGCATCATGCAGCGGCCCCCGCGGCCGCGGCACCAGAGTGTGATCTCCCGCGACATGCTCATACGGAGCTGGGGCTACCTGGGTCTCACGTCGGCGGCTCTCGTCATGGCGGGCTTCTTCTACGTGCTGTGGCGCGCGGGCTGGCAGCCCGGCGACCCCACGGGCACCGGCAGCCCCTTGCACCACGCCTACGTGACGGCCACCACGGCCACCTTCGCCGGCATCGTGACCTGTCAGGTCGGTACGGCGTTCGCGGCCCGCACCGATCACGCGGCATTGCGCGACATCGGAGTGTTCTCGAACCGCCTGCTGCTTGCCGGTATCGCCTTCGAGCTCGCGTTCACGGCCGCTCTCGTCTACGTGCCCCCGCTCCAGGACCTCTTCGGCACAGCCGCGCTTCCCTTGGACGTCGTCCTGCTCATCGCGACCTTCCCGCTCCTGGTGTGGGGCACCGACGAGCTGCGGCGCGCCAGGCGGCGCCGTCAGCGGCCGGCGGCCGTCCCCGGTTCGTGA
- a CDS encoding DUF4389 domain-containing protein has protein sequence MDTPSPLHSPVAVSAELDSRLSRWLWLVKWILVIPHWIVLFFLWIAFFVVTVIAFFAILFTERFPRGLFDFNLGVLRWSWRVSYYSYGALGTDRYPPFSLGPEPDYPARLDITYPERLSRSMVLVKWWLLAIPHYLVIAFFTSGMHAGWWSGGLITLLALIAGFALAFTERYPRDLFVLIVGLNRWVLRVAAYASLMTDAYPPFRLDQGGHEPGTAAGR, from the coding sequence ATGGACACCCCCAGCCCCCTGCACAGTCCCGTGGCGGTCTCCGCCGAGCTCGACAGCCGGCTGTCCCGCTGGCTGTGGCTGGTCAAGTGGATCCTGGTGATCCCGCACTGGATCGTGCTGTTCTTCCTGTGGATCGCCTTCTTCGTGGTGACGGTGATCGCGTTCTTCGCCATCCTCTTCACCGAGCGCTTCCCACGAGGTCTTTTCGACTTCAATCTCGGCGTGCTCCGCTGGTCCTGGCGAGTGTCGTACTACTCGTACGGGGCTCTCGGCACCGACCGCTACCCGCCCTTCAGCCTGGGCCCTGAGCCGGACTACCCGGCCCGGCTGGACATCACCTACCCGGAGCGGCTCTCACGCTCGATGGTCCTGGTCAAGTGGTGGCTGCTCGCCATCCCGCACTACCTCGTGATCGCCTTCTTCACCAGCGGCATGCACGCAGGTTGGTGGAGCGGCGGCCTGATCACCCTGCTCGCACTCATCGCGGGCTTCGCCCTCGCCTTCACCGAGCGCTATCCGCGCGACCTGTTCGTCCTGATCGTCGGACTGAACCGCTGGGTCCTTCGCGTCGCGGCCTACGCGAGCCTCATGACGGACGCCTACCCGCCCTTCCGCCTCGACCAGGGCGGTCACGAACCGGGGACGGCCGCCGGCCGCTGA
- a CDS encoding CBS domain-containing protein, whose translation MRHRSVADLMTPTAVSVVPDTTFKEIARLLDEFDITAVCVVDDANRPLGVVSEADLVRRRAAGTGPGTAGALMSSPAVVARPEWSVVRAARVMERAGVKRLPVVDDGRLVGVLSRSDLVQLFLRRDRAIQEEIVEDVVTHTLGLSPSALSVEVEDGRVTLSGTVRRRSLVPVLLRLCNSVDGVVGVVDRLGYEDDDLSRK comes from the coding sequence ATGAGGCACCGCAGCGTCGCGGATCTGATGACGCCCACGGCGGTCAGCGTCGTGCCGGACACGACGTTCAAGGAGATCGCCCGGCTCCTGGACGAGTTCGACATCACCGCGGTGTGCGTGGTGGACGATGCGAACCGGCCACTGGGCGTGGTCTCGGAGGCGGACCTGGTACGCCGCCGTGCAGCCGGGACCGGGCCCGGCACGGCGGGTGCGCTCATGTCCAGCCCCGCCGTCGTCGCGCGCCCGGAGTGGAGCGTGGTGCGCGCCGCGCGGGTGATGGAACGGGCCGGTGTCAAGCGTCTGCCCGTCGTCGACGACGGGCGCCTCGTGGGTGTGCTCAGCCGGAGCGACCTCGTCCAGCTCTTCCTGCGCCGGGACCGGGCGATCCAGGAGGAGATCGTCGAAGACGTGGTCACCCACACGCTGGGGCTGAGCCCGTCGGCCCTCTCGGTGGAGGTCGAGGACGGCAGGGTCACCCTCAGCGGCACGGTCCGCCGCCGCAGCCTCGTCCCGGTGCTCCTCAGGCTCTGCAACAGCGTCGACGGCGTCGTGGGGGTCGTCGACCGACTCGGGTACGAAGACGACGACCTGTCGAGGAAGTGA